One window of the Candidatus Phycorickettsia trachydisci genome contains the following:
- the clpX gene encoding ATP-dependent Clp protease ATP-binding subunit ClpX, which produces MTIYGNDKKTVICSFCSKTQNDVKKIVAGASVFICNECIELCASIIKEENTRMVKTISNSIPTTYEIYKTLSQYAIGQEHAKKVLAVAVRNHYKRLEHAETINPHKVELNKSNILLIGPTGCGKTLLAQTLAKTLNVPFAIADATSLTEAGYVGEDVENILLRLLQAADYNIEKTHQGIIYIDEIDKIAHKASGTSITRDVSGEGVQQALLKIIEGTVAFVPPQGGRKHPQQDCIPIDTTNILFICGGAFKGIEKIISTRKSKSSIGFNADVMKPTQDNYSEIIKSVEADDLVKFGMIPEFIGRLPVICTLEDLDQNALVEILTKPKNALVKQYQTLVAFDGVDLQFEQAALEKIASNALKKKTGARGLRAIIEKALLDTMFDLENYQDSTIVITEEVIAGTQKPIVQKKKKLKKTS; this is translated from the coding sequence ATGACAATTTACGGCAACGATAAGAAGACAGTGATTTGTTCTTTTTGTAGCAAAACACAAAATGACGTAAAGAAAATAGTGGCAGGAGCTAGTGTTTTCATTTGTAATGAGTGTATAGAGCTTTGCGCAAGCATTATTAAGGAGGAAAACACTCGAATGGTTAAGACTATCTCAAATAGCATACCTACTACTTACGAAATTTATAAGACGCTCAGTCAATATGCGATAGGGCAAGAGCATGCTAAAAAAGTTCTCGCGGTTGCCGTACGCAATCACTACAAACGCTTAGAGCATGCAGAGACAATTAATCCTCACAAAGTAGAATTAAATAAGTCTAATATTCTTTTAATTGGCCCAACCGGTTGTGGTAAAACTCTTTTGGCTCAAACGTTAGCAAAAACTCTTAACGTACCTTTTGCTATCGCTGATGCAACTTCCTTGACTGAAGCTGGATACGTAGGTGAAGATGTTGAGAATATACTTCTTAGATTGCTGCAGGCTGCCGATTATAATATTGAAAAAACCCATCAAGGTATAATTTATATTGATGAAATAGACAAAATTGCTCACAAGGCTAGCGGCACTTCAATTACACGTGACGTATCAGGTGAAGGTGTACAGCAAGCATTACTAAAAATAATAGAGGGTACGGTAGCATTTGTTCCTCCACAGGGTGGTAGAAAGCATCCACAGCAGGATTGTATTCCTATAGATACAACAAATATACTATTCATTTGTGGAGGTGCTTTTAAAGGTATAGAAAAAATAATCAGTACTCGTAAATCAAAGTCTTCTATAGGATTTAATGCTGACGTAATGAAGCCTACGCAAGATAACTATTCTGAGATTATTAAAAGCGTTGAGGCGGATGACTTGGTTAAATTTGGCATGATACCAGAGTTTATTGGTAGGTTGCCTGTAATATGTACTTTAGAGGATCTTGATCAAAATGCTTTAGTTGAGATATTAACTAAGCCAAAAAATGCTTTGGTCAAGCAGTATCAAACTTTAGTTGCTTTTGACGGAGTTGATTTACAATTTGAACAAGCTGCTTTAGAGAAAATAGCCTCAAACGCTTTAAAGAAAAAAACTGGTGCAAGAGGCCTCAGGGCTATTATTGAGAAAGCTTTGTTAGACACTATGTTTGATTTAGAAAATTATCAAGATAGCACCATCGTAATTACAGAAGAAGTAATTGCGGGTACTCAAAAACCTATCGTGCAAAAGAAAAAGAAGTTAAAGAAAACCAGCTAA
- the rpe gene encoding ribulose-phosphate 3-epimerase, which translates to MQKRSLSASILSADILNLQKQVEELEEGGVDMLHIDVMDGAFVPNLGFSISSVEALKKITKLPLDVHLMMENPERHIQAFVDAGSDILTVHLEAVKHIDRTIRQIKNFKIKAGVALLPSSLPQNLEYIIDIIDLVLVMSVNPGFGGQTFIQSQLNKISYLSSKMQANTLLSVDGGVNIRNISQIADAGANTFVVGSYLYKDGNIQQNIQNIKSLIM; encoded by the coding sequence ATGCAAAAACGCTCTTTATCAGCTTCAATTCTTTCCGCAGATATTCTGAACCTACAAAAACAAGTAGAAGAACTTGAAGAAGGAGGTGTTGATATGCTGCATATTGATGTTATGGATGGGGCGTTTGTACCTAATTTAGGCTTCAGTATTAGCTCCGTTGAAGCATTAAAGAAAATAACAAAACTACCTTTGGATGTACATCTTATGATGGAAAATCCAGAAAGACATATTCAGGCTTTTGTAGATGCAGGTAGCGACATATTGACCGTTCATCTTGAAGCCGTAAAACATATTGATAGAACAATCAGACAAATTAAAAACTTTAAAATTAAGGCTGGAGTTGCTCTGCTACCCTCAAGTTTGCCTCAAAACTTAGAATATATAATTGATATTATTGATCTAGTTCTTGTAATGTCCGTTAATCCAGGTTTTGGAGGACAAACCTTTATTCAATCTCAACTTAATAAAATAAGTTATCTATCAAGTAAAATGCAAGCTAACACACTGCTGAGCGTTGATGGAGGTGTGAATATACGAAACATTAGCCAAATCGCTGATGCAGGAGCTAATACATTTGTTGTTGGTAGTTATCTTTATAAAGATGGCAACATTCAACAAAATATCCAAAATATCAAGAGTTTGATAATGTAA
- a CDS encoding phage portal protein, translated as MLQYIQKFFHSKKSTTNYLENFYFSDPYEPKAGIESYRNNVIVNRCVNVIAQSAGHVPWVVMQKTSSGFEKVTFHHLARLLKKPNPMKAGAEFFAEIIANKLLFGNSYILAISNNNKPVELHSLNPQAVQVICEKGSIVGYKYITNNNTKYYPVDSVNKHSQVLHIKNYHPTDPIYGLSCLDPASKLIDLHNKSTEWNHTLLKNGARPSGALVVNNGGYLSEDQFERLRSELNDKYYGSNNAGKPMLLEGGLDWKEMSISPKDMDFIESRNSAAREIALAFGVPPQLLGINGDNTYSNMQEARLALWEETLIPLLDKIADGLTNWLSFWFQDEFIVDFDRDSISVLTEKRQKLWSNLNNINFMSANEKRAMANLPRIQNGDKVAEEA; from the coding sequence ATGCTTCAATACATTCAAAAATTTTTTCACTCTAAAAAAAGTACTACGAACTATCTTGAAAATTTCTATTTCTCAGATCCGTATGAGCCAAAAGCTGGGATAGAAAGCTATCGTAATAACGTCATTGTTAATAGATGCGTGAATGTTATAGCCCAATCTGCAGGGCATGTACCTTGGGTTGTGATGCAAAAAACTTCCAGCGGGTTTGAAAAAGTAACGTTCCATCATTTAGCAAGACTACTTAAAAAACCTAATCCGATGAAGGCCGGCGCTGAGTTTTTTGCCGAAATTATCGCAAACAAACTCTTATTCGGAAATAGCTATATTTTGGCTATAAGTAATAACAACAAACCCGTTGAACTGCATTCCTTAAATCCTCAGGCAGTACAAGTTATATGCGAGAAAGGGTCTATTGTGGGATATAAATATATAACAAACAATAACACAAAATATTATCCTGTAGATTCTGTCAATAAGCATAGTCAGGTATTACATATTAAGAATTACCATCCTACCGATCCTATATATGGCCTTTCATGCCTCGACCCAGCAAGTAAATTAATTGATCTACATAATAAATCTACAGAATGGAACCATACTTTACTTAAAAATGGCGCACGTCCTAGCGGAGCATTAGTTGTAAATAATGGAGGATATCTTTCAGAAGATCAGTTTGAAAGACTTAGATCAGAGCTTAACGACAAATATTACGGATCTAATAATGCAGGTAAGCCTATGCTCCTGGAAGGAGGACTAGATTGGAAAGAGATGAGCATTAGTCCTAAAGACATGGACTTTATTGAATCTCGTAATTCAGCTGCACGTGAGATTGCACTTGCTTTCGGCGTCCCTCCTCAACTGCTTGGAATAAACGGCGATAATACCTATAGCAATATGCAAGAAGCCCGTCTTGCACTTTGGGAAGAAACTCTTATACCACTACTAGATAAAATTGCAGATGGTCTTACTAATTGGCTTTCTTTTTGGTTCCAAGATGAATTTATCGTCGATTTTGACCGCGATTCCATATCAGTGCTGACAGAAAAACGTCAAAAACTCTGGTCTAACTTAAATAATATTAATTTCATGTCAGCCAATGAAAAAAGAGCTATGGCCAACTTACCTCGTATTCAAAATGGCGACAAAGTAGCCGAAGAAGCATGA
- a CDS encoding Hsp70 family protein — MSLLQIQDPKKNRLEVVVGIDFGTTNSCIAFSDDAKPFVLGGDQKLLPSVLSFDEGKWQVGKARGISIASIKRILGKSYDQIMASDAIDPKLKEIISHKDGTLKIKVDGKYFEPIYLASLIFSELKKIAERHLKQEIKKAVVSVPAYFDDRQKSAIKQAANMVGLDVIRLIQEPTAAGFAYGIQYKDTKGQYLVYDLGGGTFDVSLLNIQGKVIQVIAVSGDDMLGGDDIDHAVGKHLDISLKTAKKLKELVSPSKDATVDKTKLTWEEYEKIAAPIIEKTIKLTSSVVGLSNNLRGIILVGGSSKSPLIKKMLSKFEVEILEGIDPDRAVALGAALQAENLSRAKSHILIDVLPLSLGIEVMGGLNDKVIMKNTPIPTCVKRNFTTYADNQYAIKFRIIQGEREFAKDCREVGFFELSGLSPMPAGLPKVEVNFMIDADGLLYINASESISGVNKELVVEMQNLNQDVTDILQESFEKAEEDLNARILKEQILKAEDLISKVHKILHKLSKDHDLGTFIQRLQDAIESEDTKRIKEAYETLEAKFTPICLDHFNNQISKLLQNTKISKFD; from the coding sequence ATGAGCTTATTGCAAATACAAGATCCTAAAAAAAATCGCCTAGAAGTAGTTGTTGGAATTGATTTTGGTACTACAAATTCTTGTATAGCATTTTCTGATGATGCTAAACCTTTTGTATTAGGAGGTGACCAAAAGCTATTACCATCCGTATTATCTTTTGATGAAGGTAAATGGCAAGTAGGAAAGGCGAGAGGTATTAGTATTGCATCTATTAAACGAATTCTCGGAAAAAGCTATGACCAAATCATGGCATCCGATGCTATTGACCCTAAATTAAAAGAGATAATAAGCCATAAAGATGGAACTTTAAAAATTAAAGTAGATGGTAAATATTTTGAGCCAATTTATCTAGCAAGCTTAATATTTTCTGAATTAAAAAAAATCGCAGAAAGACACCTAAAACAAGAAATAAAAAAGGCAGTTGTCAGCGTTCCAGCTTATTTTGATGACAGACAAAAAAGTGCAATAAAGCAAGCAGCAAATATGGTTGGTTTGGATGTCATAAGACTGATCCAGGAGCCAACGGCTGCTGGTTTTGCATATGGTATCCAGTACAAAGACACTAAGGGTCAATATTTAGTTTATGATCTAGGTGGGGGGACTTTTGATGTATCATTGTTAAATATACAAGGCAAGGTTATACAGGTTATAGCTGTTAGTGGTGATGATATGTTGGGTGGTGATGATATAGATCATGCAGTTGGAAAGCATTTAGATATATCTCTTAAAACAGCTAAAAAATTAAAAGAGTTAGTATCACCGAGTAAAGATGCTACGGTAGATAAAACCAAGCTTACCTGGGAAGAGTATGAAAAGATAGCAGCGCCTATTATTGAGAAAACTATTAAACTTACATCATCTGTCGTTGGGCTTAGTAATAATTTAAGGGGTATCATTTTGGTAGGGGGTTCTAGCAAATCTCCCTTGATCAAAAAGATGCTTTCAAAGTTTGAGGTCGAAATTTTAGAAGGCATAGATCCTGATCGAGCGGTAGCGCTTGGTGCTGCATTGCAGGCTGAAAATCTGTCAAGAGCAAAAAGCCACATTCTGATCGATGTGTTACCTCTTTCTTTGGGTATAGAGGTTATGGGAGGTTTGAATGATAAAGTTATCATGAAAAATACTCCCATCCCAACTTGCGTAAAAAGAAACTTTACTACCTATGCTGATAATCAATATGCTATTAAATTTCGCATCATCCAAGGAGAGCGAGAATTTGCTAAAGACTGCAGGGAAGTAGGTTTTTTTGAACTATCAGGACTATCTCCGATGCCTGCGGGTCTTCCTAAAGTAGAAGTAAATTTTATGATAGATGCAGATGGTCTTCTGTATATTAATGCGTCAGAGTCAATAAGTGGTGTTAACAAAGAGTTAGTTGTGGAGATGCAAAATCTTAATCAAGATGTTACAGATATTTTGCAAGAAAGTTTTGAGAAGGCAGAAGAAGATTTAAATGCCAGAATCTTAAAAGAGCAAATTTTAAAAGCAGAAGACCTTATAAGTAAGGTTCATAAAATTTTGCATAAGTTATCCAAGGATCATGACTTAGGTACTTTTATCCAGAGGCTTCAAGATGCGATAGAATCTGAAGATACTAAACGCATCAAGGAAGCGTATGAAACTCTGGAAGCAAAATTCACTCCTATTTGCTTAGATCACTTTAACAATCAGATTAGTAAATTGCTCCAAAATACTAAGATATCTAAATTTGATTAG
- the hscB gene encoding Fe-S protein assembly co-chaperone HscB yields MQNYFQILKLPEVFDIDLAELERNYFNLQIEYHPDRALNIEDRGELLVMSTKLNEAYENLKDDFKRAKALLTVLGVNFNDEELKSNLDKEFLQAKLDEFEFINSAQDTKELSEMLIAKYLEKKELITSLIHAFKSRELDTASKRTISLRYVDNIIDQIKNKLQNTQHV; encoded by the coding sequence ATGCAAAATTATTTTCAAATTTTAAAATTACCAGAAGTTTTTGATATTGATTTGGCTGAGTTAGAGAGAAATTATTTTAATCTGCAAATAGAATATCATCCAGATAGGGCTCTTAATATAGAAGACAGAGGGGAGTTGCTAGTTATGTCTACGAAGCTTAATGAAGCTTATGAGAACCTCAAAGATGATTTCAAAAGGGCTAAAGCACTGCTTACAGTGTTAGGTGTTAATTTTAATGATGAAGAATTGAAGAGCAATTTGGACAAAGAATTCTTGCAGGCTAAGCTAGATGAGTTTGAGTTTATAAACAGTGCTCAGGATACTAAAGAATTATCTGAAATGTTGATTGCAAAATACTTAGAAAAAAAGGAATTAATTACTTCTTTAATTCATGCCTTTAAGTCAAGGGAATTGGATACCGCTTCTAAACGGACTATATCATTGAGATATGTAGATAACATCATCGATCAAATAAAAAATAAACTTCAAAACACTCAGCATGTATGA
- a CDS encoding HesB/IscA family protein — translation MRKQVISISQRAADKIKDLIAQRKGEAMGIRVSVKSGGCSGLSYVIEYADDKLLFEEIVEDKGVRVLLDPKAIMYVIGSEMDYIEDDFKEGFVFTNPNEKMKCGCGKSFNV, via the coding sequence ATGCGTAAGCAAGTTATCTCCATTAGTCAGCGTGCTGCGGATAAAATCAAAGATCTTATTGCTCAGCGAAAAGGAGAGGCTATGGGAATTAGAGTAAGTGTAAAAAGCGGTGGATGTTCGGGATTATCCTATGTGATAGAATATGCAGATGATAAGCTATTATTTGAAGAAATAGTAGAAGACAAAGGGGTGCGTGTTTTATTAGATCCAAAGGCAATAATGTATGTTATAGGATCTGAAATGGATTATATAGAGGACGACTTTAAAGAAGGTTTTGTTTTTACTAATCCTAATGAAAAGATGAAATGCGGTTGTGGTAAATCTTTTAACGTATAA
- the iscU gene encoding Fe-S cluster assembly scaffold IscU gives MAYSKKVLDHYENPRNVGSLDQDAPNVGTGLVGAPACGDVMKLQIKVNNNGVIEDAKFKTFGCGSAIASSSLATEWILGKNVNDASNIKNTEIAEYLSLPPVKMHCSMLAEDAIKAAIADYKAKKK, from the coding sequence ATGGCTTACAGTAAAAAAGTATTAGATCACTATGAAAATCCTCGCAACGTTGGATCACTTGATCAAGATGCGCCTAATGTAGGTACGGGTCTTGTTGGGGCTCCTGCTTGTGGTGACGTAATGAAACTGCAAATTAAGGTTAATAATAATGGAGTGATTGAAGATGCAAAATTCAAAACTTTTGGTTGTGGTTCTGCTATTGCCTCAAGTTCGCTTGCGACGGAATGGATTTTGGGTAAAAACGTAAATGATGCTTCTAACATTAAAAACACTGAAATTGCGGAATATCTATCGCTTCCACCTGTGAAGATGCACTGCTCGATGCTTGCAGAAGATGCAATTAAGGCGGCTATAGCTGATTATAAAGCAAAGAAAAAGTAG